From Lucilia cuprina isolate Lc7/37 chromosome 4, ASM2204524v1, whole genome shotgun sequence:
TTCCACGATACACTGTGCTATATAGTTTATCATTTTTTGGCCATCATTTGTCCATTTCAATCCGTCTAGAAACTTGAGTATTTTTTCCTACTTTAAAGTTTATTGTAGATTTGGTGTGGGCTAAGGACATAAGACTATCGCATTTGTCACCAATTGGGGTAATCTTCGGAATTAACTGTCAAATTCAGTTCTAGCACTGTGCAGTTACAGACCCCACGGGGGAACTTAACTTGAAAAAACCCCATCTTGGTGTGATTGCGATTCCGACAAAAATTGGtcctaccaatacctctagtctgtcgggactaaaaattgtattctcGATATTTCTTCGCAAATATCGAGACCCACATAATCTGATATCACAGGCACCGGTAGCCCGAAGGTCAGagtttatactttttgttgtgACAGTTATTGGAGAGGTACTTTCTGGCAAACAATGGGGCGTTGGTAACTCATCACAAAAGCTCAATTTGTGGTTGAAAATGACCATGAAAATGAAATGAGGCCGACAAGGCAGATGTTCACATATATTAACGATGATTAACTCTAGGTTCGAGGTTATGTCGTTATAACAATTCGATTGCGGCCGAAAGTATTTTCCCTGGGAAAAAAACGTTTGATCGATAAAGCTGTTACTGGACTGACACTGTTAACGAGTCGTTATCAGATAATTTGCTGCTGGAATATGAAAGAGGATTTTGATCTGGTTATCTAACAGTGCTCGTTTATTCTCGAAACGAGTTTTTAAAGCATTCCATGCTAGCTCAAAATTGTCATAAGAAAGTGGATATCTTTTTACTATTGCACCTGCTtcaacttttgttttgtttcgaaGTTGATATAATTTTGTGACGGTAGAGAGTTTCGAATGATTTATGTACACTGCAGTGAACATGTCCCGAAATGATGGCCATTGTTCATAACTGCCTTTAGTGTTACATGGAGGAAGTTTTATGCAGTTATTGGAATTATCGGGTACAAAAGTTTGGGTAAGTGGTGGAAGCGAGTAACATGAAGCTGTATCAAAGCCTTGGACATTGGAGTTGTCCAGTCGGACAGCTTTCATTAAATCAAGAATTTGAGATATACAAAGGTAATAAGCGTCTACGCACGTATCAAAATTCGTCTTTGCCTGTTGTTTGAATTTTATCTGTTatctaagggcgagtttttctgataaagataatcttcattctttggttaaacctggtttaatatatgtttcgcgtttttagttatcagtaaagttacttattatcttagtttaactgaatgtaattggccaattaaactcaagttataagtgagaaaacacaattaacaaaaacaataaaacaatgatttcgaaagaagaaaagtttaatattttaagtaaattgcagttttctgatttgttttgtttcattttacaaaagtattatttgcaaaaaacagctgttcattgtttatgtttttggcaatactaacaaagttaactgaacttaaatccataactgaaaaacacaattatcggttaaagtccgcctaaatttgttccgagtttaatctaacagcaagttaaacctagtttaactcAGTTTAAGATTAAAGCTcaattaactttgttagtattgtcaagttttcattcaaaaacataaacaatgaacagatGTTTTTTGCAagcaatacttttgtaaaatggaaaattttggaaaaatgttaaataaacatttaaaacaataattaataaaacaaaacaaatcagaaaattgcaatttacttaaaatattaagtttttgttcttccgaaatcattgtttttatgTCAAATCATTGTTTTTATGTCAAGTTAAACGCGGTACTTTACGAGTATGTCTGATacatttaaaactttgaagtaacACATTTTCTGATCATTTCAGATAAATATTTggataattgttttaaaattcagaTGTGTTTCAGATGAAGTAGGACAGAAAAATTCCTGGTAGATGTTCTTTCTTGGATTTATATTAAAGATTGTAAGAAGTTtaaggaataaaataaaatataacgtaagattttgtttgtttaaaaagttttttttttatgaagcaatataaattataaaaattaaaatgtatacaatttttaaaatataacagaaaaaaattacaattaaattgtgaatttttttcttcgaaaataaaaataagcaaCCATAATTGGAACAGATGTGgaattaaaaaaagctaaagTTGAAAAAggaagatattaaaaaatatatataatttacaatttaaatacacaaacacttaaaatttataaaaaaaattaggaatATGTTCTtaatgaaaaggaaaaaaaaacaacacacaatattaaaattaaaaataaaacaagttatttttaagaaattataaaccTTATAagtagttttataataaaaaaaataggcaAAATCTGATCTATATACTACCGATACTTAAATTATGAACTGATTATTTGTGGAGTGGGTAAAGAGAAATACATAATAACTTTAGAATCGTTTTGTGTTCTTTTGCATGTTAAAGGAAGGATAATATCGAATTGTATTTAAAGAGGAAGGACATATAGTATAAAATCTTGTGGTGGTATTGTATGGAAGtagtaaataaatgtttaatttagaatttggaattatattatgaaataattatatttattcacaacttttctttaagtcttgatgtttaatattattttccctttttaagatcatatttattttcttttctttttttaaacaagactAAAAACCTTCCCATCTATACACTTACAGTTTATTATTATACTATATcaagtttttcattatttaattaatttaaatttttatattgaattttatacttttgtttttaatattcctTCCCTGTAATTTATGTTTCTGCTATTGCTTTGTTCTTCTAATGGTATTTGTTTTTCTCATTTGAGTGTAAGtgtaaagtaaattaaaatataaactgtaaacctaatgttaaattaaaagaaaatgtaaaatttaataacccGAGCATTCTTAATTAAGATTCTCTCTCTATCtgtagatgtatgtatgtactatgtatgtatataaatatgtaaaaaataaacgtagaaagaaattttagaataaattatACTTAAGCCATGTATATGAAAGTATTGATATCGTCATCATCACGACGCATATACTTATGTTCGATCAGCCACTCTAATTGTTCTTTAATCATTTTTTTCGACggtaaaaacatgtttttcaaaatatcaatCAATTCGGCCTGTATGAAAAATGAAACACAATTAAATCAAacgatttttacaaaattaaaaaaatgaatttaccTGTAATGTTGCATTATTCATACGTTTAcgcattttcattatttttataatggcCTCTTGGACACGTAGTATACGCAActgaactatagattgattGTCTTCTTGTATAGAACGTTCAGTACTTAATTGTAAGCGACCAATTAGATTAAGCTATAAAACGATATCATATAAGAATATAagctttacaaaataaatacataataattgcATTTTTACCTTTCCTCTGCGTtgtgatttattatttttaaccacTGCAAATTCttgatttacataaaataatgtATTCTCAGCAAAATCTTTCGGTGTTGGACAATTCGGCTCCAttaatagaatttgttttttcaatTTAGGAAATTGTACCAGAGACCATAAAGTACGTCTTAATTCGGGATctttaagtataaataaatagttttcaaaattaatttatcaatCTAGcaaatgtgtgtatatattcTTATAGATTTTACCTGGCAATTCAGTTGCTAAACGTAAATTTTCATATGATATTTTATCTTGTGGCCTTTGATTCCAAGCGAATAGTACTGCCATTTGAAATGTTGTGACATCGAGATCATAGCGaccaaaattattaacaaatgttATTGTGCCATTACTCATGTGATGATACCACTGAAGTTTACGGCCGGAatgttttttcttatagaattcTTCCACATCGGGTATATAGTCTTCCAGTTCTAGAGGCAAACTTACCGAAACACGTTCGGAACAGCGAGCCCATGCACCGGcattaagaattttaatattaatggcATCATGACGTCCAGTCGAATTGCGAAATTGAGTATTTAAGTCTTCACTGACCTATAATGGTGAAGAAATTGTAATGGATTATTAAGGTGTAAAAGGTAATAGATAGGAGTCTTAAAACTTACTTTTATGTCTTGGAACATGCGTGCTAAACGATTGACATAATCGGCTGGCATACCAACTTCACGCAACCATTCAACTATATCTTCTTCCTTTTCGCTGTCAGCACTAGTACCTAATATTAGTCTAAAAGCaatgaacaataaaaaagtattagaaatgttttctatctatctatctatctatctatctatctatctatctatctatctatctatctatctatctatctatctatctatctatctatctatctatctatatatctatctatctatctatctatctatctatctatctatctatctatctatctatctatctatctatctatctatctatctatctatctatctatctatctatctatctatctatctatctatctatctatctatctatctatctatctatctatctatctatctatcatctatctatctacaacAAAATGGTTCTTATTAAAAAAGTCATTCTTCTTTAGAAATCTTATAAATAAAACCCCACCACCTCAACTTACCTTCTCGTTAAATGAACTTTATGATAACGCATAAACACATCCTTATTATTAACATATTTCAGCACCAACAGAACATCTCTTAAACGTGCATCAATTTGTTCGCTGGTCAAGCGTTTACTCAGCGGTGTACGACGCAACAACATGTCACAATAATTGGCCAATAGTTCAGGACATTTACTCTCAGGAGCTGTATATTTAACACCACGATTTTGTATACCCGTTGGCAATTCTAATTTGAAAACACTAGTATCATTAACTACCGTTTTAAATGCCTTATCGCGAGCCGTTAGGAAACGAGGATCATCGTTGAATGCATTCTTAACCAGAGTACTAAACTTGGTAAATAGTTCGAGTAGACGTTCTACATATTTTTCCGAGTCTTGAGTGATGATTTCAGAGGCGGACAACATATCGGCTAGGCCAGCTGAAACAATATGATTTTCCAAATCACGTAACATAGTATCCACCCCATTGGGTACACGATCCAAGAGACGAAACATTAGATTCAAACGATCTGTTTCGTATTCTTTGATGAGCGGCGCACATTCGGCTATAATGGTGTTCATGTGATCGCCCACCAAAACCTTAACACAAGTTTGTGCCAATATGGCATAGCTGCTGGGTTCCAAATAACGTTTAGCCCTTGATTCCTCCTCTTTTAATTTGGAATCGGCATATTTCATAAAGGCCAAGACGCCATTCGCCTGTTGCTGTTCTGTGGCCTTAAGGCGATAAAATGAAGTCGTGGCTTTTAAATAAGCTGCCTCAAAGTTTTCTCTATAGATCTGTAGTTTATCTTCGGGATTAGAACAGAGATTAACATAGCTTTCCCTAACACCAATCACCAGCTGGGCATCGTAGGCATCACCGTTGCGCTCGGCATGTACAATTTTCATTGCCGATTCTTGTAGACGATCTTTGATGTCTTTAAAAATGTGCTCATTCCAAGAATCCAACATTAGTTTCCGAACAATACTGTCTTCGGTGGGattctttttgttattgttgttattattattattgttattagctGAAGACGATGATGAGGTGCCAGCGGCAGCCGACGATGTCGAGGCAGCTGCTGCCGAGGAACTTGAGGCGGAAGTTGATGAACAGCTTGAGGAGGGTTGTTTCAATTGAAACCAATGCTCCAATTGTCGAAAAGGCAAAGGCAGGTAACTGGATTGTGTAAAAAACTTACGCCATTCTATTATGTAGGTCGTTAGCAAAGCATGTTCGCCGCGTTGTGACTGCACTTTTCGCTGGGCATGGGCTATAAACTCCACCACATCATTGCGCAGACAATCGTAGATTTTGGCAGCTCCTTTTTCATCCCACAAACACACCAAATGGACGCCATAAAATAAATCCTGCCAC
This genomic window contains:
- the LOC111675435 gene encoding cullin-5, encoding MLKGKGQRSFEEVWPDMRIIVLKLLKQETVSQVEWQDLFYGVHLVCLWDEKGAAKIYDCLRNDVVEFIAHAQRKVQSQRGEHALLTTYIIEWRKFFTQSSYLPLPFRQLEHWFQLKQPSSSCSSTSASSSSAAAASTSSAAAGTSSSSSANNNNNNNNNNKKNPTEDSIVRKLMLDSWNEHIFKDIKDRLQESAMKIVHAERNGDAYDAQLVIGVRESYVNLCSNPEDKLQIYRENFEAAYLKATTSFYRLKATEQQQANGVLAFMKYADSKLKEEESRAKRYLEPSSYAILAQTCVKVLVGDHMNTIIAECAPLIKEYETDRLNLMFRLLDRVPNGVDTMLRDLENHIVSAGLADMLSASEIITQDSEKYVERLLELFTKFSTLVKNAFNDDPRFLTARDKAFKTVVNDTSVFKLELPTGIQNRGVKYTAPESKCPELLANYCDMLLRRTPLSKRLTSEQIDARLRDVLLVLKYVNNKDVFMRYHKVHLTRRLILGTSADSEKEEDIVEWLREVGMPADYVNRLARMFQDIKVSEDLNTQFRNSTGRHDAINIKILNAGAWARCSERVSVSLPLELEDYIPDVEEFYKKKHSGRKLQWYHHMSNGTITFVNNFGRYDLDVTTFQMAVLFAWNQRPQDKISYENLRLATELPDPELRRTLWSLVQFPKLKKQILLMEPNCPTPKDFAENTLFYVNQEFAVVKNNKSQRRGKLNLIGRLQLSTERSIQEDNQSIVQLRILRVQEAIIKIMKMRKRMNNATLQAELIDILKNMFLPSKKMIKEQLEWLIEHKYMRRDDDDINTFIYMA